The following are encoded in a window of Halosolutus halophilus genomic DNA:
- a CDS encoding DUF7123 family protein, whose product MTDYSDEEQRILSYLRESAARGEQYFRAKNIADAIGLSSKQVGSRLPHLAEKSDEVDIEKWGRARSTTWRVTIS is encoded by the coding sequence ATGACCGACTACTCCGACGAAGAGCAGCGAATTCTCTCGTATCTCCGCGAGAGCGCCGCCCGCGGTGAGCAGTACTTCCGGGCGAAGAACATCGCGGATGCGATCGGACTCTCGTCGAAGCAAGTAGGGTCGCGGCTGCCACACCTCGCAGAGAAATCGGACGAGGTCGACATCGAGAAGTGGGGCCGGGCCCGATCGACGACCTGGCGAGTCACCATCAGCTGA
- a CDS encoding phosphate uptake regulator PhoU, translating to METRKVQRLGPSTLAMTLPAEWASEHDVEKGDEVSLRTSGKGTLTVMPESASSEETEAIIHSDDLDAAAVERAIVAQYVLGRRVIRIECEDGALESETINAVYQAETQLMGLGVIEETPESISIRCSVDPEDFTLDNLLERLERTGQTMRSEAIKALAHGNPDLAQRALNRERQANKIFVLLLRLIFTAYQNPNLARAVGLNSGFPLIGYRSIAKNLELTADNGEDIADIVIETPGHSLNIDSSVMREIRDLNDLVDEITSKAVEAAVERDYDKSNEVRELFHEISNQEQKILTELPEMSNEDLLRVREVLVSLQQTAQYAMRNAEISANLALNEESEYTTIN from the coding sequence ATGGAAACGCGGAAAGTGCAGCGACTGGGTCCGTCGACGCTGGCGATGACCCTCCCCGCCGAGTGGGCCAGCGAACACGACGTCGAGAAAGGCGACGAGGTATCGCTGCGAACCAGCGGCAAGGGCACGCTGACGGTGATGCCCGAGTCCGCGAGTTCGGAGGAGACGGAAGCGATCATCCATTCGGACGATCTCGACGCCGCCGCCGTCGAGCGTGCGATCGTCGCCCAGTACGTCCTCGGTCGGCGAGTCATCCGGATCGAGTGTGAAGACGGAGCGCTCGAGTCGGAGACGATCAACGCGGTCTACCAGGCAGAGACCCAGTTGATGGGACTCGGCGTCATCGAGGAGACCCCCGAAAGCATCTCGATCCGGTGTTCGGTCGATCCGGAGGACTTCACGCTCGACAACCTGCTCGAACGACTCGAGCGAACCGGGCAGACGATGCGCAGCGAGGCGATCAAGGCCCTCGCACACGGCAATCCCGATCTCGCACAGCGTGCCCTCAACCGAGAACGACAGGCCAACAAGATCTTCGTGCTCCTGCTTCGGCTGATCTTCACCGCCTACCAGAATCCGAACCTCGCCCGCGCGGTCGGATTGAACAGCGGGTTCCCGCTCATCGGCTACCGATCGATCGCGAAGAACCTGGAACTCACCGCCGACAACGGCGAGGACATCGCGGACATCGTGATCGAGACCCCGGGCCACAGCCTCAACATCGACAGTTCCGTGATGCGCGAGATCCGGGACCTCAACGACCTGGTCGACGAGATCACCTCGAAAGCGGTCGAGGCGGCCGTCGAACGCGATTACGACAAGTCCAACGAGGTCCGGGAACTCTTCCACGAGATCTCGAACCAGGAACAGAAGATCCTCACGGAACTGCCGGAGATGTCCAACGAGGACCTGTTGCGCGTCCGTGAGGTACTCGTCAGCCTCCAGCAAACCGCCCAGTACGCGATGCGAAACGCGGAGATCTCGGCGAACCTCGCACTGAACGAGGAGTCCGAGTACACGACGATCAACTGA
- a CDS encoding DUF7525 family protein, translating to MATQSETTTDKGVGLTLALGAIAVIGAALMLVGAPDIEAAWGFAAAVLFSSFAVVAIHLYWD from the coding sequence ATGGCTACGCAATCGGAGACGACGACGGACAAAGGCGTCGGGCTGACGCTCGCACTCGGTGCGATCGCGGTCATCGGTGCGGCACTGATGCTTGTCGGCGCGCCCGACATCGAGGCAGCCTGGGGCTTTGCCGCGGCCGTCCTCTTCAGTTCGTTCGCGGTCGTCGCGATCCACCTGTACTGGGACTGA
- a CDS encoding SRPBCC family protein: protein MTVRVDRSFEVSASPERVWEFISDPENRARAISVVSDYTVRDENGHRTTWQVELPIPLVRRTVAVDTEDVTRRPPEYVEFIGRSKVMTVTGEHTVVETDDGTRLDNRFVVDGKLPGVEKFFKRNLDDELENLRRALERDLTTHR from the coding sequence ATGACTGTACGGGTCGACCGTTCGTTCGAGGTGTCGGCGTCGCCCGAGCGAGTCTGGGAGTTCATCTCGGATCCGGAAAACCGCGCCCGGGCGATCAGCGTCGTCTCCGATTACACCGTCAGGGACGAGAATGGCCACAGGACGACCTGGCAGGTCGAGTTGCCCATCCCGCTCGTGCGGCGGACGGTCGCCGTCGACACCGAAGACGTCACGCGACGACCGCCGGAATACGTCGAGTTCATCGGTCGTTCCAAGGTAATGACCGTGACCGGCGAACACACGGTCGTCGAAACCGACGACGGCACCCGACTCGACAATCGGTTCGTCGTCGACGGCAAACTCCCCGGCGTCGAGAAGTTCTTCAAGCGGAATCTCGACGACGAACTGGAAAACCTCCGCCGCGCGCTCGAGCGCGACCTTACGACCCACCGATGA